The Zonotrichia leucophrys gambelii isolate GWCS_2022_RI unplaced genomic scaffold, RI_Zleu_2.0 Scaffold_253_75397, whole genome shotgun sequence genome segment agatgtgggtccaccttttaattgcagagactatacatctcataacagtgatgtccagcttccctttggtcGAAACCATAAACccttgaggtgatgttcatcttcctttctgtcatggtttgagcctgccacagagccagtgcccccatgaaaatgccctcaccctggtgtctgctgtgagatgtgaccagaaataagcaaaacaggctccagcttaaacataaagaacactttattacctaaactacaggaaaataggaagaaactaaaaggaaaagaaaaaaaaaattgaaaaccttaaaaaaaacactttcctcctccccaccaccagaatttcccaatccgatacattctcccaaatcaccaactgcccagcctggcaccaccctttagtatactcaaacttcagtccatgaagaggagaggagtccttcttgttccataggcttcccctggaaacacgctgaaaactcgtgtgcttccaatgtcactcggcaccgcccgaaaaagtccttttgccacttgtgacatcttccttccatgctcagtgctctcaccactgggcatggaccagagctgcttctagggctgtcttttaaggatgccttgtctcactctaaaaaggcacagtctctgctttgggacatctgtccccaccatatttttccaaccccctggggccgaggggtccccatgatgaaccctcctggttctgaggcactgcttccccctaagtgcagtctctgtgtcacaggaacaaactgagtccatggccacaagaaaagtccagccaaaaggccactccaaatcatctctccccactcagtcatctccacattcttcgggccaggtccttgtctcatctcatctcctatctcccttcttattcagctccgaggaggatcaccatttttgcaaggccccaatcatgaaagaaaggggttaaaactttcagtctctgtctgtcccaggacgccgatactcccacacgtgctgctgctgcggctggCCGGCActtcccccccttctcctcctgggccggctgctatcacattcagacaccggctctccctctctctccctcctgggtgGGGGGAAATgtctgcccgatgtctcttggggctgctcctccacccgtccatcctcgagggccttctcaccccccatctctgtccaggccccgggcctaccgcatggcagcccctcccccgcccagcagcaggggctggacaggggagggagatctgacctcttctccTCGAcatcccaagagagcctcccagggccagagctctgcttttacaccctgtgtattctcggaggtgtgtccaaaccccactggtcacaccaggtgccaatatcaaactccgagcatccattggtttgaccacagcctcccagaattcccacttcttcctggtcaaaccaccacacatgCAGGGCCTGCTTTCCAGCAAGGGTGGGTGGAAGAGAAGAAGACATCTGGCTCAAGGGTgcatgtgggatctcagcatctcagtcctgaggtgccgagccacctagaccacccttggggggctcgggagtcctggaatgttgccagaagtgtctggtggctggactttgaccctacacgggagacgacacctgtatgaggataggaggacttcaccggggtgaatggtgaagggattagttaattagagggtgagacacagggtttaggatttctgtacaggggggtttagagaagtaagatggaggaattggggcgtgtcctgtccttcttcttcttcttcttctcctccatcttctttggtgatggtggcacttttggattggccattactaaaagtgcaccaggcaataagaataaatggtattggggaaaaatgataaatattgtacacgtaacaatgggtataaagataggtggctctccggagggcagcacagtgtgctcatggctgactgctgagcagacctctgtcgggctgaaagaaaatcttttagataaacaattaataaacataaaaaccgaaagaagaactgaagcctcttctcgtccttcgatacgcgggctgccccaaggccactccgggcctttccaggcccttcaaacagccgaaaaccggacaggtgcagagacagagaaaacaaGGAGTGAATCTGGGACcttggggtgggttttatgGAAATGTGTAAATTCTAAGCAGCATTTAGTGACTCTATATCAGCAAGACATTGGTAGAATTACATGTCCATGTGAGGTTAGGGTTATCTCTCAACAGACCTGAGGCCTGAATAAATGATGCCCTcttaaacacaaaattaatgTTATGGAGCcttattctgatatttcagagaTTTGGTGGCAGTGGGGCCTTACAGAACCAAGGagtcagctgtgacactgtgcaaactcatggtggcactgcagaaccaaggagactgctgctggcagtgtgagAGCTCATGGAACGagaagtccattgtgacacagcaaggcctgatGAAACCAAGGGTCCCTTGTTAAACTGtgtggcctcatggaaccatgagccattgtgacacagcgtggccacatggagccaaggggccactgtgacactgcggatccaaggagaccattgggactgtgaaacctcatggaaccaagagtcCATTGTtccactgtggggccctgtggaaccaaggggaatacagtgacattgtggggcctcatggaacaaTGGAGACTGTTCTGACACTTTGGGACCcactggaaccaaggggccattagAGCATGGCAGGGCCTGGTGGAATGAAGGAGACTGCAGTGAACACTGTGGGTGTCCATGGGATGAAGGGTCCATTCTGACACCGTGGAACCAACGATACCATTGTGCCACAGCAGGGCATCATGGAACCAAAcgtccattgtgacacagcagggcctcatggaaccatggagtcCATTTTTACACTTGGAGGCCTTGTAGAACCTAAGGGCCATTGTGGCACTTAAGAGCCTTGTGGAGGCAAGGGGACCATAGTGACACTGTGGGATTCCATGAAACCAATGGTctgttgtgacactgcaaggccttaTGGGATCATGGAGACCATTCTGATACtacaaggcctcatggaagcaaggaacCATTGGGATACTATGGAGTCTTGGCAGGCCAAGGATCAGTTGTCACACTGTGTGGCACCATGGAACCagggaggccattgtgacactgcaggaccccatggaaccaaaggccattgtgacattgaGAtgcctcatggaatcctggaggcCATGATGACACTTGGAGGCCTCGTTGAatcaaggggctctgcagggcctcatggaaccaaggaggcCCTTCTGAAATTGTGAttccccatggaaccaagggaccattttGACACTGTGGTACCAAGGAGACCCCTATGAtactgcaaggcctcatggaagcaagggaccattgtgacactgtggagccccATGGAAACAAGAGGCCAGTGTGACTCAGGAatgcctcatggaaccatggagaccattatgACGCATGGGTCCTCATGGCACCAAAGGAGCATTTTGAAACAGCAAAGCCTAATTGAACCGAGGGCACaatggtgacactgtggagctCCATGGGACCACAGGTGCATTGTGACACAGCATGGCTGCAGGAAACCATGGGGGCCATTTCTACACCTTGAGGCCTTGTGAAACCAAAGGGCCATTTGGGCACTTTGTGTCTCCgtggaaccaaggagtccaTTGCGGCACTATGAGGCCCTGTTGGGCAATTGTGCCTCTGTGTGGCACCATGGAATCAcgggaccattgtgacactacaggAACTAAGGATGTGACATCCCCATGGAACTAAGGATTCATGGAACAATGTGGGACTCATGGAACCAGAGGTCCATTATGACtttgcagggcctcatggaactgAGGGGAGGGacaattgtgacactgtggggcccagTGGAAGCAAGGGGCAGTGTGACACAGCTGGGCCTCATGCAGCCAAGGGGCCGCTGGGATCCTGATGAGCCCAAAAGAACCAAGGGGTCATTTTGACACTCTGCAGCTGTGGAGACCCTGAGAGGCATTCCCCAGGTTAGGGAGACACAAGAAACTTCCCTCAAAAGCTGTTTGACCccattggctccttccccttGTTCTGTGTCCCTCAGCCACTCCCTCCCTATTCCTCCATTGTCCCCATCTTTGTACTGCCCCCATGGCACTGATCATCCCCTTCCTCTGGAGATACAGAAACCTGGACTCCCCCCAGGAGTCCTGCCTTGTGACCCTGAACATCTCACCGCACAGCTGAATTAAACATCTGTGGATACCATGCAAAGGCCCTTTTTGCTTCCCTACCCTGGGCTTTATTAGCAGCTATTGCAGCTGCAACAATGGCCCATTATGGCAGTGTGGATGCAAGgacaccatggtgacactgtgggacctCATGGATCCatgggaccattgtgacactgaagaactTCATGGAACCcagggtccattgtgacacagcagggcctcattGGAACAAAGGAACCATTGCTGACAGTACAGAAACTCATGGAAACAAGGGGCTGTGttgacacagcagggccacatGGAACCCAGGAGACCACTGACATTTAGGGACCTCGTGGAACCagagtccattgtgacactgccgAAACAAGGAGACCATTGTTGATGCTGTGGAAGCTCATGGAACCAAgcagccattgtgacactccaGGGCCTCGTTGAACCAGGCAGACATTGTGACACCACAGAACCTAATGGCACTGAGGGTTtattgtgacacagcagaggCCATGGAGCCAATTGTCCATTGTTACAATCTGGATCTGAGGAGACCATGGTGACACCATGGaaactcatggaaccatgggtcTATTGTTACACAGCAAGGCCTCGTGGAACCACAAGGACACCATTGAGACATCATGGAACCTcgtggaaccaagggtccattgttaCAGTccagaaccaaggagaccattgttgACAGTACAGAACCTCATGGGAACAAGATTCCATTGTTATGCAGTggggcttcatggaaccaaggaaccactgtgacacagcagggccacatGGAACCAATGGTCCATGGAGATACTGcagatccaaggagaccatggtgATGCTGTGGAACCTCGTggagccaaggggccattgtgacactgtgggccTCCATGGAGCCAAATATTCATggtgacagcagggctgcttGTGACCAAttgtccattgtgacactgcagatccAAGAGACCAGGGTGACACTGGCAGTTGATGGAACCAAGAGGCTGTTGTGACACACCAAGGCCTggtggaaccaaggagagcaGAACCAAGGAAGCCATTTTAAGAATATGGAACTCAAtagaaccaagggtccattgttctacagcagggcctcatgaaaccaaggggccattgtcaAACTGTGGGGCATAAGGGAGTCAAGGACACCACTGATACTGAAATCCACTGGATAGAAACTTCTGAACGGTTTTGAGTATTTGAAAGCAGGTATTCTTTATTACAGTATGGTGGTCACTTGGGCCATCCTCCCTCCATTGGAGTGCATTAAGCACTGAATGAACAGAGTTTTTATCACACACACTGATTATGTATCCATTAGCTATCCCCAGTTCCTGTGAGTTTATTTGACATAGTTGCACCCCTTATCACAAATCCTTTTATGgttctttgtgttttgtcttCAAAATCCAGTATCCTTTTAGGTGGCTGTTCCTTGACCTCCCCCCTTTTGAGTAAAGGCAATATTATTGTTCTGCATAACTTCTGTTTTGtcagccttgcagagctgagctggcataCTGCTTGTATTGTGTGTGACTTCTGTTTGCCATAGGTACATCCTCAATCAGTTTCTCCAAGGCTGTTCTCTTCTACTGTCCTTGCCAAGAGTAAATGTCGTTCTGTTCTCCTGTCCTTGTCTCAGTGCTCGCCCCGCATGAGGCGTCTGCAACCCCCCCAATCTATGGGCCTGGGGTGGGCAAGTGTCCctggggaacagggatgggacagctgGGCTGGACTGACCCAAGGGATGTTCCACTCCATGTCACACCATGATCAGCAAGtacctgagagaagcagaaggGCAAGGGGTGTAGCagataaatttcctttttaagacatttttctttcaaaacagcaTCTACACCTACAGAATCCTCTCCTGCCACAAGGTGGTTGAACATTTTCTGTTGTTAAGAGTTTTCCTGTggatttgcttttcttctgtttgtggtcttttctttttgtggctggtttgtttgtggggtttttgtgttgttgtgGCTGggtcttgttttggtttttttgatttggttttgttttattttgtttgggtttgggtttttccctgttGAACTGCCTTTCTTCTGATGCATAAGTTTTTCTGCCCTTTCTTGTGGCTTGCTTGGCACCTGATGTCAAGATAAATTTACCCCACTCAGTCATCTTGCCCAATTACATTTTGCAGTCACCATTAAGTAGATGAGTTCAGGTACAGACTCCCTGCAATTTGGCAGCATCCACAAAGGCattgaaaatacatttcatgCCATTTTAGAGATGATAGAAATATTCCACAGTGGTGGCCAAGGGCTGGTCACTGAGGGATGTCACCAGGGCGTGGCTGCCAAGAGGACTGTGTACCATGGATGATATTTGACCCTCATTGTTCAGCCAAATTCCCACCCAGCCCATGTTCCACTCCTTCAGCCCAGCTCTCTCCAGTCTGGCTCTGAGGAGACCACAGCAGACCCTGTCCCAGGCCTGGCTGAACTCTGGGCACACAACAtccccttcttttccctcccacGTGGGCtctgcagtccctgccctgtcctgccagtgcctggaatggctgcaggaggatttgccacatcccctgccctgctgagcctgaGCAGGCTGTGACTCTCCCAGTCCCCCTCCCTGCCTTGTTTGCAGATTGGTTCCATGTCTGCCCTTCCCAAGTGCCCAGGACCCTGTGGGATGGCTCTGGCCTTTCCAAGGGGTTTGGGAGAAGTCCCACAGTGATGCTGCCCAGCCTTCTCAACAGCCCTGACACCAAAGGCCTTTTCCACACCCCTCAGTTCCAGGTCAGTGCccacaacacagcacagccctgtccaggTCCCTGGGCTGGTTCAGAAGGGAGGCAGCTCTGATTTCTCCCCACAGACCCTCACTCTATACAATGCCTCTCTGTGCAGTCCAtggctgccctgagcatttTTTCCTGGTTCCTCCCTGTCTGGGATATTTCTCTCTATGCAGTCCTAACCAAAACCCAGCAAAGAATTCAGGTGTTTTCCCAGAGGACGTTACTCTCAGAGTGAAGTGGCCTCAAGGCACTGTTTGTGCCACTGGAATTGTGCCACCCCTGGGTGGTGCTGATAGTGTTTGTGCTCACTGGGGTTCatctccccacacacacacgATGCACTGCTGAGATCTCCTCAGCGCAGAGCAAACATGGCCTGCTGGCCTGGTCACTTGGTGTCCCTCCATGCAGAGACAAAGAACCTCCTGCAGGTGGGGAGAGGCCAGTGCTGGCAATGGTGGTTGCAGGGGCTGGTATGGGACAATTGCCCTGGGGCAccttcccaggctgtcccagaaCAAAGAcacagcccaggccctgccctgctgctgcctcaggtccatgccaggagctctggctgtgccgGTACACTGCTGTGTAGTGCCCTCCCTGCACACTCCCCCCATTCCCCaggcccagggctctgctgtgccagggcattcCTGGAGCACAttgctgacagcagctctggaggggagcaaagcctccctgccctgccctcaggagatgccctttgctgctggagctgccgtgctggagcccagctgtgtcccagcagtgcccatggcctggccctgcctgtggccacagcagggacacgcAGCAGGACAGTGATCAAGCTGCCAGAGCGCTCCGGCCttacagccacagcagggctggcaacgACAGGGTGGAGTTGGGCAGAGCAGATGGGGGAAGAACCAGGGCCAttgtccctggctgtgctgctgtgctgggagtcgCTTCCCTCCACCTCTGCTCAcaggcactgcccctgcagagACATGGAAGCGCTGCGGAAGAAATCTGGAACCACAGCCCAGGGTAGCaacttgtttttatttaaatgcacaGGGAACAGACCGCTTGTAAGTCTTTGTGCATCAAATAATATAGATATTAATGCAGAAATGCAAAGAATATTACTacaatattttgcaaaaaacaCAACAGTAGTCAAAAAAGTTACTGAATGAAAAATAGACAAATAGGGAAAAGTCTGAGATTGTAAAGAGTTACATTCTAAAGGCTCTGCAACAGAAAAGAGACAGTTTAATGCTTCTGAAACCATCCAGTCATCATTTTCCTCAGGGCatccttgagctcctggttcctcaggctgtagatgaaggggttcagggctggaggcaccaccgagtacagaactgacaaaGTCAGATCCAGGGATCGGGAAGAGAGGGAGGGGGGCTTCACGTTGGCAAACATTCCAGTGCTGATAAATAGGaagagcacagccaggtgagggaggcaggtggaaaaggctttgtgccgtccctgctcagaggggatcctcagcacagccctgaagatctgcacgTAGGAGAAAACAGTGAACATAAAACAGCCAAATACTAAAGAGGCACTAACCACAATGAGATCAAGTTCTCTGAGTTTGtagtgtgagcaggagagcttgaggatctgtgggatttcacagaagaattgGCCCGGGAcgttgccatggcacaggggcagggaaaatgtattggctgtgtgcagcagagcattgagaaaggcactggcccaggcagctgctgccatgtgggcacaagctctgctgcccaggagggtcccgtagtgcaggggtttgcagatggacacgtagcggtcataGCTCATGACTGTGAGAAGGGAaaactctgctgaaatgaagaagataaagaaaaatacctgagcagcacatcctgagtaggagatggtgctggtgtcccagagggaattgtgcatggctttggggacagtggtgcagatcatgcccaggtcgctgagggccaggttgagcaggaagaagaacatgggcgtgtgcaggtggtggccgcaggctacggcgctgatgatgaggccgttgcccaggagggcagccagggagatgcccagcaagaggcagaagtgcaggagctgcagctgccacatgTCTGccaatggcagcaggaggaagtgcctgatgcaGCTACTGTTGGTCATTTGCTGTGTTTGCACACTTCAACCTACAGAAGGAGGAATCACAGTGACAACTGGGGGGAGATTTCTCGTCGAAAAGTCAAAGCCCTTTCTCACATACCCTTTCCTGCCACTAAACCCCTCCCCCGTCCGTGTCTCGCAGATCTTCCTTCACCTTTGTTTCTGGAGCCCTGATTGCTGCTGGCCAATGTTGTGTCAGGAGCTGGACCTTGACCTGCAGGACACGTGGGAGTCAGCCCTGACCCCCGTAAAAGGCAGGGGAACAATGAGAGCACGGGTCAGTGCTGGTGTTGGGACTTAGATAAAAAAGGTTCAGCTAAAtcacaggagctgcctgggtgaAGGGATGGGGATAACAGAAGGCAGAATGAGGGATTCTGCTACGCCTGAGGAGAACAGATTctccagggaggcaggaggattGTCTGAGGCTTAGTGCAGACTGaggagagctgctctgtccctctcccctgttccagctgccctgcacttGCACCTTTCTGGAATCCACTCTTGTGTTACCctggacagccaggggacactgctgagagcagagggatccctggcacacaaaggggctcctgcctttcccagagtcAGGAGAGTGGGCTCATTGccagcctcccaggctgccctgcccagagctgcccgggcacagggagctgggacaccccattgctgtgctcagcctgcacaggaggagcccaagggctgggcctggccctgcagctggaactgccattgcagagagcccctcagcaatgccagcagcacctgggcaaggcaaggagagagagagagccaggcctgaggaaaagcctttgcctgcccagccctgcccagccgctgccaagcagcagcagggcaggacagtggccctcaggccctggtaagcagggaatgggcacatggccgtgttgggaatttagctgactaaagactggaaaagtacaaaaccgtggctaattccaagtcctgcacctgctagatagcatgtccttgggcctagctgtagtatgataacaaatagtgaaagagacatgagaaaagagagatgtaacccctaaggaatgaggaagagttaatggtatagtttaaccaatagatttcttggcttacagaatattcatagGCTTActatttgctgtataagtgcTTGATGCTTTCTTTAATAAtctggacctgtgatgaaccagctggtgtcctggtccccttccttcgacaaaTGGTGACCTCGAACATTGACCCCCTCGTCTcgaactaaaagaaaaagggggagaacACGCCACGGTCGAGGAAGTTGGAGTTGGGTCCTGTTTGCAGCCGGGACGGTGCCGGAATTTTGAAGCATCCTAGTGGTTCACATCGGTGACTCGAGCCATAAGTGTCTGCCggagcctggaaagctgcaagcGTGCGCTCACAAATAGGTATGAATAGGCAAGCAGCACATAATTTATCCGCCACATATTTATAAAGGCGAGGACTAAAggggaatgtcctggggtgacgttatgatgcttgtatatccccattcatctgttctgtgcctttaagaccggcactgaagagtggaagttttgtttgggtttctcttatcaggacgcagagacaagcagtacatagggctggttttttttacttccagctttgggcttgctgcttttgcttgctgcttttgcttgctctctttttctgctcttgcttctgctctgctttctgcctctgcttattagctagttctagctaaacagtccacattgcttcctggactgtttctcctctcctgtgaccatctcgaacctgctccggactggacccgggaacaccaagggttcggctgcagcggctggcccagcgccggagggactgagaacagagcaaccacccccgaaagagactttctgattttgccatctttctcagagcggtgtcatcgggtattgttcattttgtgtgctggggggtgcggggccagtcaaataaacaggttctttccacctctctccgaggaattttttcccgaaccggttggggggaggggccgtgtgggtttcgctttctggaggggccctcctttgcagattctttaacaaatttgccctaaaccagtacagggatagatttaaaaaaggagctACCAGAGTTTTTAGCCTACAGATATGCTAAGGAGATTTTCCTTGACCCACGTACGGTTCATGAACTCCCAGAATGGAGAAAATTTAGAGATATACTGTGGGAAGCAGTGTTAGAAGATAGGACAGCAAAGAAACTGAGCAAGCCATGGCGGGTGTTGCGCAATACACTGCTTCAGCATGTCtctgcaaggcagcagctgtggctcggGGCGCCTgcggggctgtgctgctctggactCGGCATGGGCGCAGCAGCAAGAGCGGCGGTAGCCGCGGGGGGAGCGGAGCCGCCGCGGAGGGAGCGACCCGCGCGGCCACAGGTGCAGCGCACGCAGTGATTCAGCCTGCCGGCGAGTTTCGCGAAACAAGGAGCCCAGCGTGGGACTCGCCCGCTCCGACACAAGCGGCGTGGCACCAGAGTGCTTTTCCAGCGCCAGCGTTTCTCCCTCCGCCCTGCAGCTGGCAAAAAGCTTCAGTTTTAGACCTAACAGCTGTAATAAATGTGACTCTTgtcaacaaaagaaaagatcCCTACTGCAATTAAGAAACCAGTGATAATAAACATGCGACACCAATGACCATTACTATCAAGACGTTTCTCACCTAAGTTAAAAAGACCTTTTGTTCTTCCTGGCAGagactgtgaaagagaaatcagcATAATGAATGCGTAGGTCAAATTTCAGCCAATTTGGCTTAGCATCCCTTATGCTGTCTTAAAATCACCTGTATTAACAGAGACTTTAAACATCAGAAGCAAAAATAACTCAGTCGGTGGAACATCTAATTCTGagattgtattttgaaaaatttaaaaatatagaagATGTGTTAAAGTGATTGTATAAGTAAGATGTAATAAGTACGTTATAGTAAATGCTATATTCTATTTCTAtagtaagttttatttgttaCTAAGTAGTTTAAGTTAAATTATCCATTAAGTGCCATTAAATGGTAAATATtgttaagttttgttaagtttaTTTCCTGTTAGGTTTAAGTGCtgttcagtttaatttctgttaagtttaagtgtTATTAAGTTTAAGTAAAGTTAgattctgttaagtttaaattaTATTAGATTTAAGTTAAGTAGAATTTAAAGTCAGTTAAGTTCTGTTAAAGttaatttctgttaaatttAAGTGATTTTACATGTACGTTCTGTTGATTTAAAAATCTGTCAAGTTTACGTTCTATTcaggttaagttttgttaaggGTAAGGTTTGTTAAATTTAAGTTCTGCTAAGTTAAAGCTCTGTtgagtttaatttctgttaagtttaagaaaaaataagtttaagtgatgttaagttttgttaagtttaaatattttaggtttaagtattttaagtctAAGTGCTATTAAGTTTAAGTgatgttagatagatttatACTTTTATGATAGACTTTTTTTTATGACTTGTGTGCAAAGTGTTGTCGTGAACATCAGAGAAACTTTAGATAGAAAGGACAATCAGAAGCATTTGTGAGTCCAGTCTGGACCTCCCCAGCTGccatttttattaattctttctttttctatcttttttctATTATGTCAGAAGGAtccaccatctctgaaaccacccttcagtccctcccagggctctTCTCTGCTGTTCTCAGTCCCCAacccactgagcacagagctcctctgtccctgtaCAGTGCTCATGTGCTTGAGGCCATGGGCGCCTGGACAAGAAGGACGGTTCTTTTCTACAGGAAGGaaaccccagagccccagggtttTGAAGGCAGATCAGAGGCACTCACCAGACTCTAAGGCaagccagacctgtctgtccttgctgcttttgtctgaaagcaacccttggatatttgGAGAGTTTTGGAGTGGAATTCCATTTC includes the following:
- the LOC135441353 gene encoding olfactory receptor 14J1-like is translated as MSYDRYVSICKPLHYGTLLGSRACAHMAAAAWASAFLNALLHTANTFSLPLCHGNVPGQFFCEIPQILKLSCSHYKLRELDLIVVSASLVFGCFMFTVFSYVQIFRAVLRIPSEQGRHKAFSTCLPHLAVLFLFISTGMFANVKPPSLSSRSLDLTLSVLYSVVPPALNPFIYSLRNQELKDALRKMMTGWFQKH